The Strix uralensis isolate ZFMK-TIS-50842 chromosome 4, bStrUra1, whole genome shotgun sequence genomic interval GAAAAATTGttggagaaaaagcaaaaggaaccATTTAGTTATCCAACGCCTCCTATGCTTAAGCCACTTGCATAACGAAGTACTTCACAGAGAAAACCTCTGAATTTTCAATAAAGCACTATTTGTTCCAGATAAAGCAAAGCCCAATttgagttttaaaattatatgtggaatgttcaaattttttttacatgctttatgttttaaaatcAACAGAGATGGAAAACTCATCAAAACTAGTCTTTTGATGACAGGTCAGGTCAAATCAATACATTCTAGGTCAGAACCATACAACTTACAATAAACTGTAAcatgaaaacaagcaaagaacATCAGGCGCAGGTACGTAAGAGTTAGGAAATACAATTCTTAATTACACATTTTAGTAAGTTttatggaagcagaaaaaaaattacaaatttaaatCCTGTTTGGACATGATGTAGAACTGTGGGAATCTAAAGTCCTTTTGACTTTTACAAAGATTTAGGGCCCATTCTCCCTCACCTGCTTATTCCTCTCTATGCCTGCTCCTGTTGTCCTGCCTCTTCACTTTTGCCTGCCCCACAGCTCATCTGACCCTTTGCTAATACCTGCATTTTGCCAATGTGCAGGCTCTAGTACATAGCTTTTTGAAACACTGtattgtttcaaatattttaatttaaccAAAACGTCAACCCCAAGGAAACAGAGTCCTGCATAATATTCTAATGCTCTGCAATTCACAAGAGACCTCAGCTACATCTAGAGAGATGCATTCCATTAAAGTGAAATCCATTTCCAggacatttcaggaaaaacactGCCTATGTGTTTTTGACAGCTGAAAACATCCCATTTGTGGATTCTGCACCACCTGCAATTGTCCTAGAAACCTGCAGTCTTTGATGACTTGCAGCAGAACTGAGTCAGCTAGCAAAAACATTCTTGTTCTAAGGAGCAGCAGTCTGATCTGTCAAAAATGCAGCATTCAcacaaaaaataatgttttcaaaaataagcaaataagcaGTAAGAGATATGCATACATTTCATAAAGATGGTGCTTCTTTGAAATTCAAATAGAATAtatattaattattaacacattCTCAATACCCTAAAAAAGATGAACCTCatcagaaagagggagaaaaatagtTCTATTTTAGCTGACTCACTGACAATTCAGGTCTGAAGAAGCTATATAAAAATCCTTCTTCAGCTTAAAATTCAGTATGGGAGAGAAAGTGAGAAATCTAAATGAACTCCACTGACTAAGAACTACAGAATGGTCAGAAAATTGGTACCATAACATAGATTGCAATCTTGCTCTGAGGAATGCCATCTCTTTTATAGGAGGGTTACCTTGACagtaacagaaatataaaatcaaagCTTTACTGTggtattttaactttttaatttgtAGATAATTATGCTACTGagatttcacatttaaaatcCAAAGTCACGAAAGTGGTTGCCTGTAACTTACAAGAATCTTTAGAAGCTTCctgaaaagtatttttgtaaGTAATGAAATAATTACTGCATCTGAAAATACCACATATTAAAATTCCCAGCTGTCCTTATGTTTGAGAAGAAAATTCCAGATCAATGCTACATGAAACTTGCCGTTTTATTCAGTCACAGTGGGGTACGATTTAAGCAATCAGAATTCAACAGAAAATATGACAGTGATCCAATTCCTCTATGGCTGATGCttttaaatgacagcaaaacAAATACTTGCCAGGTTAAGATTTTAACATTCATGGTTTTCATTAAGAAAGCAATTATGACGATAAACAACAATGAAACGTAATTCTAGCATATTTAAAGTGCCCATGATGAAATACACGTATTTGCTTCCTTTGTGACCGGATAGGTTACCTTTTATAACGGCGTTTCCTTCTTGTAGTTGAAACTTGGGTCACTACCTTCAATCTGAAGTTTTAAGGCTTGCTTAAGGCTGAGTTCTGTCTCTGCGGGAGGATAGCCTTCCAGAACTTCCTGATGCCCTCTATCCTGCACTGTTCGTGGGACAGAAACCCTACCGAGAAAAACCTGATTGCTCTGAAGATGGTAATTTGGATTCGTCATAATTCCATTTCTCTTCTTCTGTTCACCACTCTGTTGGTGAATCAGGAACTGTTGCTGAGAACGACCAACTTCTTGCTGAGCTGGCGGGATCAAAATTTTGCACTGCGGCTCCACCGGCATTGATTTAAGTGGCACACTTGTCCCAGATTTGGCAATAGGTACTCGTTTATCAAACTGAGTCATTTCATACTCTAGCACTTTTGGTTGGGAGGAACtactttgttttatcttttttccagCTGACCCCGATTTGCTGGAGTTGTCCGTTTTCCCCCCTTTGTTAGCTTTAGTTGATTTCAAACTAGGTTTTACTTGGCTCCATTCAAATTCACTACTTGGTGAATTATGATTTTGACTTAGGGAGTGAGTTGTGGAAGAAGGAGAAACAATAGACTGCCTACTTCTGCTGCGTGGCAGGGAATGCTGCTGTATTTGCTCTGTGAATGACAGGCTGTGGAAACTATCAATGGGTACTGTCTGAGCAGTCGCAGTTGACGACGTGGTGCGGAGAGAAGAATTTTTGGAACTCTTCAGGGAATTATTTGATAAAGATGACTTCTGACGGTCAACCGTAGAATCAGGTGACTCTGAAGGAGAACTGAAGGCATGAGCAGGCCCATTAGATAAGCCACGCATATTAGGTTGCATATCTCCGCCAGTACTCCCTGAACTATTTGACTTCATTGTTAATGACTGCATTTTAGAGGAGACTGACTGTAAGGGTTTTTGCTCCATTGTGTGGACTGGAGATGGAGTGCAACCATTCAGAGTAGACGCACCGTATTTTTCCAGTAATTTAATAATCTGAGAGTGTCCATTTTTAGCTGCAACACGCATAGCAGTGCGCCCAAACTGGTCGGCATGATTTGGATCAGCACCATGCTCCAGTAATATCTGGACAACATCAATGTGCCCTTCTTGGGCTGCAATGCAGAGTCCAGTAGCACCTTGATTACATGTATGGTCAACCAGAGCTCCATGCTCAATGAGAAGCTGCACTACCTTCACGTGACCTTGCCATGCAGCAGACTGCAAAGCAGATCTCTTCTCATTATCTGCAGCATTCACATCAGCATGGTATGTTATCAGCACCTGTACCATCTCCAAATGGCCCTGCCAGCAGGAAACATGGAGTGCTGTTCTTCCTTCAGCATCGCTTGCTTCTACGTTTGCACCATTTTCTAAAAAATACTCAGCCATCGTAAGCTGGTTTTCTAATGCTAAGATATAAAGTGTTGGCCGGCCATCAGCATCTTTGTAGTTTATGTCTGCTCCATGGCTGAGCAGTAGTTCAACTATATCTCTGTGACCTTCTAAAGCAGCAACCCGGAGAGCATTTCTCCCATCATAGCCTCTCTGATCAATGTtggatttattttccagtaaTATCTGCACACAATCATAGTGACCTTCTTGTGCAGCTAATATGAAAGGTATACGTCCATCATTATCTATTTCATTTGTTCTAGCACCTTGTTCTATAAGAGCTTCACATATCAACCTGTGACCTTCAAAAGCTGCCATATGCAAAGGTGTCCAGCCTGCATCATCTCTATGATTTTCATCTAGACCCCTGTCCAGCAGAGTCCGAACTACTTCAACATTGCCTTGTGCAGAGGCTATGCTCAGAACTGTTCTCCCTTCACTGTCAATGCTGTCAACAGCTGCACCCCAAAATAAGAGAGTATTTACAACTGAAGCGTGGCCCATGGAGGCTGCTGCCAGAAGTGGTGTACGACCATTGTTGTCTGTGTGATCAACATCAGCTCCTCCTTCTAGAAGTAGATCAACAACATCTACATGCCCTTCATAAGCAGCTACCAGCAGTGGAGTCATGCCGTCTTTATCACAATGGTCAACTTCAGCACCACGGTCAATTAGAAGGCTAACCACTGAGGCATGTCCCTTACTGGCTGGTACACAAAGCGCAGCGACAGACAGTGCAGTCCTTCCATCCACATCCTCATGGTTTACCTCTGCACCATGATCCAGCAGGTGCTCCACGATCTCTTTATGCCCCATGTATGCGGCTGCAATCAAAGCTGTTCTGCCCTCATTATCAGCCTTATTAACTTCAGCACCATGTTGAAGCAGATTCAGCACAATATCTTCATGTCCTCCCCAAGCTGCTGCTCTCAGTGCCGTTCGACTATCAGCATCTGCACAGTCCACTTTGACTCCAGCATAAAGGAGCGCAGACACCACCTCTGTGTGCCCACCCCATGCTGCGGATCGCAACGCCGTCCAGCCATCGTGATCAGTGTGATTAACGTTAGCCCCGCATCCGATCAAGCAATTGACAACCTTGGTATGTCCCTGCCGAGCAGCTAAGGTAAGTGCTGTTTGTCCATGAGTATCTTCTATCTCTAAATCTGCTCCCCTTGAAACCAGTAAGTTAACGACATCGAGATTGCCGCTGTACGCTGCATTGGCCAAGAGCGTTCTCCCATTGGAATCGCACTGGTTTACTGATGCTCCGTTGTCTAACAAGGTGCGAATGGAATCTTCTCTCTCCAGAGCCTGCCGAACAATGCAAGATGTGCGGTCATCTTCACTGTTGACGTGAGCACCAGCTTTTACCAGCAGCTGTAATACTTCTTGttctttaggaattaaggttgACAGGGAGTCTTTGACAGGTGTGCCATTCCATATCATCCACAAAGCCAGCTCTGAAGTCTCTAACTGTAAATTTGAATTAATTAGATGCAATGCAAACTCTTGAGCTTCTAATGGTGTTAAATCCTTCGCTCGGCAAGTGTAACTCATTGCCAGCATTCTGTGTCCCTCTGCTGCATTACACAAGTATTTCTGTGTACAGTGCTTTACATCTAGCAACCATTCTGCAAAACTGTAATGAAACAAGATTTTTGTATTTCCAAGTCCATCTATAAGGACTTTTGACAGGACGTCCAATTTGCGTTGAAAGTCTTCCATTGTCAATGTCATATTTTTGGTCCACACTGCATGATACAATTCTGTCGTGGTTAATGGCCTACAGGCTGCAAGAATTACATTAAGAATAGGCTGGACTTTTGCAAATTGTTTTCTCACAAAAAGTCTCTGACAGAGCCAAAGGTATAGGCCATTTAACGTTCCTGGAATATCACGGATTTCTCGTAACATAATAAAATTCTCCACAACTCCATCTAGGACACGTTCCAGATACAAAAAGCAACCGCTGCTTTTGATGTGAAGCTGattcagcatttctgcagtttcttttgtGAGATGTTGTCTCAGTGCTTCTTCCTTATCTAAACGATGCAGAATATATTGTTGCACATCTTTCACAATATAAGCCTTTCGTAGATCATCCAGACTTATTTTTCGGAAACCTattgaaagggaagaaaattattattatttctgatcTAGTTTCACTTAACTCAGtgttaaaaaaagtgtttaaaaaaaaggcagacatgTCTGGGTAGGGAACACCCACAAATTAATAACAATAGCAGAGAACTTTGATAATAGCCACATTTTTATCATCATCTACTGTAAGAAGAAATACatgcatgaaaattttaaaaatcactttgaatCAGGCATTGTGTGCCTACATTAGACCATACCAAATACCTAAGCAAAACCACTAGAACGGCAACCAAAATAATATTAAGTATATTATATTATTAAAGGAATAATCCCTTCCCCAATGTGGTTAACAATGGAATTCCAAACAATTTTCAGCTATTTAGATTAAGACAACTATTACATTAATTATAGAAGGGGTTATTCACACCTGGTGCATATGCATGATGAAATGTACATAAATCACTAATTTGATCACcttagtttcttttaaaagcttttatgaTATAGGAGAGAGATATACGctcaaaaatagttttaaatatctTTACACCTCTGTGCACTGAAAATTACCTACTTTTTTCAAGTAAGGACTGAGTTTTAGACAAACACCCTGGTTCTTTGGTAGGTGACTCACACTATAAGGAAACAGGTTTTCTCACAGCCATATGATCTCATTGTTTTTCCCATCTGTTTACTCTTtagaggaaaaagggaaattatttcataaattatttcatACATGCATACTGTGTATATCTCCTCCCTACACACGCACACGTATACCCCCCCCGCCCAAAGCAAAGACTGCTATTCTTAGCAGCATGTGCGCAGAAGTCCCTAGGGCAAGCGCAGTGGCCATAAGGCTCTCAAGAATGAGGCCGAATGAACGTATAGTTGCATGGACTACATGGCTATCTCTgtcatttaaaatgtttgctttggtAGTGCCAAGTTAAGCATTTGATGAAGACCTACCTTCTTTGACTAATGACACTTTACCTTGTTTGAACATTACTTTTCCGGAAGCTATGGGAAAACCGCATACAATACTGTGTTTTAGGCCAGAACTGTACCTCACTTCTCCAGGGACAGGCTGTAATCTCTTCTTCCAGTGTAGCAGATTGCACATATTTCCTTACAGTCAGCTCAGCTAGTCATAAAAAATCCACAACTTTGCTTTTCAAACCAAAGCAGTTACTAACCTCCAAATTATCCTGAAGGAAAAGCAGCCATAGAGCAATGCATTCAATGCGATTTTGGTCCCGTCTCCacagaacaaataattttaagCGAGACTCTGAAGAATGTTACTTTCAGATctctttttattgtatttaaacaTTCTGTGAACCAACTGCTCAGTCTGTGAGCTTGTTCTGACTGATAACAGAGCTGTGTTTTTTGTTCCCAAATCTCTTCAGCAGAGGCTCTGAACGTCACATTAAGCTCACACTGTTAATTGTTTAGTCTACATAAGCACTGGACAAACACAACAGATCAGAAACGAGAGGCAAACAGTAttactaaaatatttctgcttcccTGATTGATTATGGTAGCATTAGAAATCTAACAGGACTAAATCAATAGAATACTCAAAACAAAATCATGCTTCTCCCCAAAATAAAATCACTGGATAGGACACTTTGCAGTCACTTCTCAGACTAAGACTACACTAATAATATTGCCtacttgaagatttttttaatgagaaagcCAGGAggcagaaaattattattttggggGGATCCTTCTCCATTCCacagaggcattttttttctctcacaagAAACACAGAACCATCTTTATTCACCATAATTTGTCACAACTACAAGTAATGTCCAAACCTGACCTGCAGAATGGCATAATTCATCAATTTACTTGTATTTGATTAAAATATTCCATATGTAACTTTGTGAAGCCCTTAATTCTTGCACATAAGCCAAATAAGAAACTTTGCTGAGTAAGAACAGACAGTGCCCTGTGATTCTGCAGCTTCCGCTTCAAGTGAAATGCTATTTCTAAGTCATGATCCCTCAGAAGAtacagaagtgaaaacagaagCATTAAAAACAGAGCATTGCTTGGTGCATGCGTTCACAGTCGTATGCATATGCAGATCTGTAATCGGATACAAGTGTCCCTTTGGTTGTCTCATGTGTGCAGGGAACAGCTGTTTTGCTCAATTCAGAGCAAATGCAACCACTGCATTCACTCACCTGTTCTTTGAACCTCTCTGCTTCTCCTAGCACAGATTTGTACCTCTCACTTGGCTGAAAGAGAATAGGTACAGAGCTCTGCAAACTCCTTCTCAGTGTGTTCAGTCATAAGTGACACTGCTCACAACACCCCCGGTCTCTCACATTAATCCCATGCCCACATCTTTCCTTCCAATATGTATCTGCATAtgtaagttatttttatttttaaatgactcaagtgttttttcagtttttacagtCTTTGATTTCATTTCCCCCGCAATGAGAAAACCCCTGATTGACTCACATGACAGCAATCCTGAGATTTCAGCTAATGTTCAGTGTTGCTTGACTAATGACTACACTTCACCTCCGTTGACTCCCAGCCTTTGCAGGAAAACTTGCAGACTGATAACTGTTTAAGCATCTCAGTCCCTGTATGTGTGCTTCAAAAGCAAAAGGCTTTTGCTTATCTTGCAATGTTCTTCgaatatcatttttttttttgcttcccaaaAAGGGGTAGAAAGtgaacaaataaaatttaaaaaggaagggTTTGTGTGtttagtttgtgttttttttccctttaaatgagGCTGTATCATTACCTTGTTCCATATTAGGGTTAAAAATAGTATCCTACTCTGTACTTACCTGAGACATACCAAATGTCTAAGCACTTCAGCCAAGCAAATAAATTTCTGAAGACTTCAGAGCAATGAATATTCCAGAAGTCAGTAATTTAAACAATTTGACTGACTGCATGTTCACAGAAgctaaattgtttcttttcttttgcaatatttccaaatattcctTGTTAATGAGATCCTATATAACATATCTGAAGACAAGTTTGTAAAGCAAGGAGCAGACTACACTCATACAGATCTCTACACATTTCAGGGATGATATGCTCTCTAGGGGGCTGGAATTAACAAACTGCCATTGTAACAGACTTTCGAACAGAAACAGGTTGTTAATTTTAACCACTGCACCATGCCATAGTATAATAAGCAAATAATTCAAGAAAGGCCTTATAgatagaactatttttttttttttttaatctcaaattcTTGTTGCTAGCTTGAAGGAGGGAAACAAAGccctggttttttttcccaaacatctATCTAAATGAGGTCATTTTACATTTCCAAACAAAGATCCTGCAAACTTGCTTTTCAACCATACCAGACACAATAAGTCACTTTCATGGACAAGAAGCACCAAAACATTAAGAGAAAGCTCATTTTGTTTCAGATGCATTCCCATGAACTACTTAAGCTCAGCAAAACAGGAGTGCAGTAGACAGAACTTGCAGTCCCACGACCCTGCTTTTTGCATTGTTAAAATTTTTCTTACGATCACTTTCAACCCAATGGGAGCTCCAATATGGATTTTCCTGATTTATTAAATTCCTGGCAGTTCTGTAAACAAATCAGTTCCAAATGTATTTCTTGGCAAGATCTAGGgtcattcaaaggaaaaaaaaaaagtagtatcttGGATATATAAATACTTTTACAGTATGTCAACCTTTTCaaactttaataataaaaaataagctaTTAACTAGCAGGTTCCagtaaatacttaaaaatatccttctactttcacatttttaaatacacttaCATAAGTAAATTAcaaaagttttaaatacattttaatatatttaactgAATTGTTAACTTTGAAGTAATCTGAATGATTAAAAACATGGCAATGTTTTGGCATTAATAATTTAAACTGCTGATCTAAGCATATATTAAATTAGGTATTTCTATGGCCATTTATGCACACCTGCTCAAAAAGAGTAACATATCCAGCAGAGTAAAATGCACCTGAAAACTCAAGCTGCACACTAAGCTTTTTGGTGCGTTTACAGTATACTATGCATTACAAATTTCACTGCATCTACCCCAGGATGCTAAGAGACACTGAGGCTGAAATCTGCTGCTCACACTGGTCCCtgtcactgcagagaagtttATTTAGTTAGATTTACAGGTAATGGTTCATTTAAAACAATTTAGTCTTCCCTCTTTAATTACAAAGCATGTAAGTTCAGAACTCACACATGACTTTTTACTAGGAAATACAAAATTCCCTAGTATCATGTTTTCAAAGTGGTAATCAGAAGAAAGTGGTaatgagaagaaaacagtaattaaaagctCCCAGTTTATTTCCCAAGCCTTctaaagaacttttttttccaaaacccaaaccaaaacaaacttttCCAAAGCTTTACTATTATAGAAGTAAATTTTACAACTacataaacatataaaaattatcttttatagTGAAAATCTGACTCCTATAAAGACTTTAAAGTAACATGAAACCACCCAAATAAATTCCAACCTATAATGAAAAATTAGAGGACAacttagattttctttttcaaagcgATCTCAtaccatttattttctgaaatggcAGCTAATGAGAAAAGGTTCAGTTCCAAATCAGGTAACTGATTCGATTTGGGGATTCAGCAATAAAAACTCCCTGAGGAGCTTCAATTATCAAACAGTGTGAGTTTTCTGGGTACAGAGAAGGTGGGTTGTGATACATTTCgctacatttttcacatttttgcttaatttttaattttaggaaaGGCTACAAGAAAAACAACCCTCCACATCTATTCAGACCAGAACCAGCAAATAGCAGAAATTTGAGAAAGGTTTATGCTCCCAAGATTTCTAATCCAGAATAAATTTGGATAAATATCAGCTCTTAATAATATCTGGCTGTCTGGAACTGAATGATAGATAAAAGGATGAGTGAAAAATGAATGACAGATTGTCTGCTTTTGCCTACGGGTAACTGGGTGAATGGAGCTTAAGCTGCCTCTGAGGCTAAAGTGAAACCTTTCACATCCacttttgattctttttattgTGGTTTCCAGTATCTTTCCAGTATCTAACGTTGAATTTATGGAAACTACAGCTCTCAAGAGGTGACATCTGCATGGTTTGTACCACACTGCTGCACTCATGCCTCACGCATGAGAAGGAATTCTTTGGATGAAGAATGTCAGTGTTTAATTGAGGGGTATAATCAAGCCAGATGCCAGAGATATTTGGTTTATGTGTgcagcaaaaaaagaagaaattaagcaaatacctattaaaaaaaccctctttaaatgaataaatagagCATTTGTACATATGCACTTTTGTCCATTTACCTTTCCAATGTTAATGAGAAATTACCTGCTTTTTACTCAAACTTATCTAAATAAAAATGCCTAATTTTAAGATGCCTAAAGTTTTTAAACTAACGCGATGgatctttaaaaaaggaatttagtTTTGTAAGAACTGCTATGCTTTCAAGATTTAGCCTCATTTTAGAAGAAGCATTTTTATTAGCTAATTAGCTGAAGCATAAAAAACCCCTCTAAGTTCTGTGCCACTTCTGGGTTAGAGGGCTTTTTCAGTTATTTAGAAATACAAGGAAACTTCCAATATTATAACACAAAGACTGGAAAGACTGTGTTTAATGTAGCTGCTTGACTGTCCATACTTGTAGCCAAATAAGAGCAAATGATGATGTGGGAGATCATGTGGATAATTATGGGCACAAGACAGAGAATTGTTATATATAGGGTCCGTAAGAAAAAATGAACAGGCATGATGTGGCAGTTGGTGACAATACACATGTAAAAGAAGGCAGGAGGACACGCATTATCTGTTCTCCTTTTTTACTCAATTGACTGGCTTTTGCTCACTGTGGAGGGTGACCGCAGACTCATGCAGGCATCATTTTACATTTGGTTCATATTTTTGAGGTTGTCTCTGCAGCCACAAGaggcaaaacttttttttttttttttaattaatgaaagcTGAGAATCTGAGTAAGGGGAAAAATCTGTAGCACACTGTGCTACTACTACAGAATCTGGGAATACAGAAGGGCCCAGAACACAAGCTGAAGCAGATGCAGGCACAACTATTCAACTTTCATAAATAAGTCACTAACAAAAGTGAAGAAACAAAGAGGGTGAGGATAAACacccctcctccttttctcatTCTTAAGAGTGGTAGGGATGATGTATTCACCACTGGCAGCAGCACGATGACAGTGGATGAGAAAGACTGGACTCTCTCCTCCACGTCATCACTATTTTTGGCCTGGGAGATGCTTGCAGAAGTCTCTCAGGACCAGGCTGCTGCAGCAATCTTGTTTCCACTCATTGATAACACTTTCTGACAAACAGGTTTAGTTCTCATTTCAGCAGATATCTGGAGGAAGTTTTCACTGCATGaaaatttaaagtgaaaactGATATAAACTGATTGTAAACTAATTAATATTGgtaaatatatatttcatatcGTACTCTAaaatttttagcagaaaaaacTACAGATGGGATGCGTTTTCCTAAAATAATCCTAAAAGGATTCCAATCTATTTTACTAAATTACAGTGAAACTGGTTTTTTGGGGGTCCAAATTAAAGaaacacatttgaagaaaatgtacaGTGATTATATTATCATTATGGTTGCAAACATTTATTTGCTGGGAAATTGGAAGTATTAGAATTTCAGTACAATAATGTCTCAGAGTGCAGTGCACGTTATACGTGATTTATTTCTTCAGTCACGAGTGCAAAAAATACTTATCATTGATCTTGAATTCTGCCTGCTCACCAATTAAATAGCTTTATAAATTGGCTTGACTAAAAGTAAACATTCAAATACCACAAAGGAGAAGAGTTTGCCCCAGTCAAAGTGATAATGACAGTCTATCCTTTTCAGGGTAGAACCAGTAAATAAATCAACATTATATTAAGTTTTACAACACAAAGTTGCAATGTATCTGAAGTTAACAGAAACTTCAGCCATGCTCCTCACATCCTCACTATAGCTTTCACAGACTTGAATATTGGCTGTAAACAGGAAAATCATTCAACAGTGTATTAAGTGGGCAGCCATCACATTGGCTGTAATGTCACAATTTTCTTTCATAGTGCATAAAACAGCACTTCCTCCAAACAGACCCTAAAATGTCCTCTCAATTTGTATCCAAGTATTTTGGGATTCATTCGTTCTTTGCTGTACCTTTTCCACAGTGAAGATGGGATTATAATATCACAAAGTAACTTCCTTTATGCTATTCATCAGGTCATTCTCTGTGGAAATGAGAAATTAACTcattcaaattaaatttattttaaaggcatATCCATTAGTTCTGCTGATTTTTCCTGTCAGGAATTCCATCTGGAAACATACTTAGAAGACAACAGCAATTTTTTAGGACTAGTCTGAAAGATTACATGATTCagtggaaaggaaataaaactgctctgaagaaagttttgtctgtttttttggCAATGACAATGTATCTAATCAGCCAAGCTT includes:
- the ANKRD50 gene encoding ankyrin repeat domain-containing protein 50, which translates into the protein MAQTSLLQGKQFYCREWVFHKLQHCLQEKANCSSSAANKPSLVANSGNNTGVVSGKGAAWGVLLVGGPGSGKTALCTELLWPSSPANLQRGLHRQALAFHFCRAQDSDTLCVGGFIRGLVTQICRGGLIQGYEDKLRDPAIQSLLQPGECERNPAEAFKRCILLPLLGMKPPQQSLFVLVDSVDEGCNVSEGEQTSTSLSGTIAELLAGHFEFFPPWLLLLCSARKQSKAVTKMFTGFRKISLDDLRKAYIVKDVQQYILHRLDKEEALRQHLTKETAEMLNQLHIKSSGCFLYLERVLDGVVENFIMLREIRDIPGTLNGLYLWLCQRLFVRKQFAKVQPILNVILAACRPLTTTELYHAVWTKNMTLTMEDFQRKLDVLSKVLIDGLGNTKILFHYSFAEWLLDVKHCTQKYLCNAAEGHRMLAMSYTCRAKDLTPLEAQEFALHLINSNLQLETSELALWMIWNGTPVKDSLSTLIPKEQEVLQLLVKAGAHVNSEDDRTSCIVRQALEREDSIRTLLDNGASVNQCDSNGRTLLANAAYSGNLDVVNLLVSRGADLEIEDTHGQTALTLAARQGHTKVVNCLIGCGANVNHTDHDGWTALRSAAWGGHTEVVSALLYAGVKVDCADADSRTALRAAAWGGHEDIVLNLLQHGAEVNKADNEGRTALIAAAYMGHKEIVEHLLDHGAEVNHEDVDGRTALSVAALCVPASKGHASVVSLLIDRGAEVDHCDKDGMTPLLVAAYEGHVDVVDLLLEGGADVDHTDNNGRTPLLAAASMGHASVVNTLLFWGAAVDSIDSEGRTVLSIASAQGNVEVVRTLLDRGLDENHRDDAGWTPLHMAAFEGHRLICEALIEQGARTNEIDNDGRIPFILAAQEGHYDCVQILLENKSNIDQRGYDGRNALRVAALEGHRDIVELLLSHGADINYKDADGRPTLYILALENQLTMAEYFLENGANVEASDAEGRTALHVSCWQGHLEMVQVLITYHADVNAADNEKRSALQSAAWQGHVKVVQLLIEHGALVDHTCNQGATGLCIAAQEGHIDVVQILLEHGADPNHADQFGRTAMRVAAKNGHSQIIKLLEKYGASTLNGCTPSPVHTMEQKPLQSVSSKMQSLTMKSNSSGSTGGDMQPNMRGLSNGPAHAFSSPSESPDSTVDRQKSSLSNNSLKSSKNSSLRTTSSTATAQTVPIDSFHSLSFTEQIQQHSLPRSRSRQSIVSPSSTTHSLSQNHNSPSSEFEWSQVKPSLKSTKANKGGKTDNSSKSGSAGKKIKQSSSSQPKVLEYEMTQFDKRVPIAKSGTSVPLKSMPVEPQCKILIPPAQQEVGRSQQQFLIHQQSGEQKKRNGIMTNPNYHLQSNQVFLGRVSVPRTVQDRGHQEVLEGYPPAETELSLKQALKLQIEGSDPSFNYKKETPL